From the Scatophagus argus isolate fScaArg1 chromosome 21, fScaArg1.pri, whole genome shotgun sequence genome, one window contains:
- the LOC124052589 gene encoding rho GTPase-activating protein 44-like isoform X2 has translation MRRERTWYPGSRAAARYTLKAKGGPRAPCRGAEKTEVLSEDLLQVEKRLELVKQVSHSTHKKLTACLQGQQGVDVDKKSVRSPSKKLPLTTLAQCMLDGAAVLGDESLLGKMLKLCGETQDRLAQELILFELTIERDVIEPLYDLAEVEIPNIQKQRKHLAKLVLDMDSARTRYYQSTKSSGLSSNLQPTGAKADHLREEMEEAANRMEICRDQLSADMYSFVAKEIDYASYFQTLIEVQAEYHRKSLELLQSVLPQIKAHQETWVEKPCYGKPLEEHLALSGRDIAFPIEACVTMLLECGMQEEGLFRVAPSASKLKKLKASLDCGVLDVQEYSADPHAIAGALKSYLRELPEPLMTYELYNDWIQASNVQDQDKRLQALLNACEKLPPANNNNFKYLIKFLSKLTEYQDVNKMTPGNIAIVLGPNLLWMHNEGNITEMMTTVSLQIVGIIEPIIQHADWFFPGEIEFNVTGNYGSPVHTNHNANYSSMPSPDMDQIDRRQNDQSRRPLSVATDNMMLEFYKKDGTLKNKELSPVIGQKGIQGSMPSSGQSQHSEHSPHTLRRAKKLAPTPPKGPYCQTGAMSDQSTGQPSPVSLSPTPPSTPSPYGFSYPQGYATIGSPGQMAQMATTPSLSSPPSLAGTLTKARPTPKPPRQRPSLPPPQPPSTPGSSPQPLEHSAGLLDGLSPGESMSTDSLCNLDIPIIDMELDSIFDLTHISPFRNSVALLESTGGRAEEESESTML, from the exons aGCTGAAAAAACAGAAGTCCTAAGTGAAGACCTGCTGCAG GTGGAGAAACGTCTGGAGCTGGTCAAGCAGGTttcccacagcacacacaagaaGCTGACCGCCTGCCTGCAGGGCCAGCAGGGCGTGGACGTGGACAAGAAGTCTGTCAGGTCACCCTCG AAGAAGCTTCCTCTCACGACACTCGCACAATGCATGCTGGACGGGGCGGCTGTGCTCGGGGACGAGTCTCTACTGGG GAAGATGCTGAAGCTCTGCGGCGAGACGCAGGACAGACTCGCTCAGGAGCTCATCTTGTTCGAGCTCACCATCGAGCGAGACGTCATCGAGCCCCTTTACGACCTCGCAGAG gTGGAAATCCCAAATATccagaaacaaaggaaacattTAGCGAAACTGGTCCTGGACATGGACTCTGCGCGCACACG GTATTACCAGTCCACCAAGTCTTCGGGACTGTCCAGCAACCTGCAGCCGACTGGAGCCAAGGCCGACCACCTcagggaagagatggaggaggcaGCCAACCGCATGGAGATCTGCCGG GATCAGTTATCAGCAGACATGTACAGTTTTGTGGCCAAAGAAATTGACTATGCAAGCTACTTCCAGACG CTCATAGAAGTCCAGGCAGAGTACCACAGGAAGTCACTGGAGCTGCTTCAAAGTGTTCTGCCCCAGATCAAAGCTCATCAGG agaCCTGGGTGGAGAAGCCATGCTACGGCAAGCCATTAGAGGAGCACTTAGCGCTCAGCGGGAGAGATATTGCTTTTCCCATCGAGGCCTGTGTCACCATGCTGCTGGAATGTGGCATGCAGGAGGAG GGTTTGTTCAGAGTCGCTCCTTCGGCCTCtaaactgaagaagctgaaggCGTCTCTAGACTGCGGGGTGTTAGATGTTCAGGAGTACTCAGCAGACCCGCACGCCATCGCAG GTGCTCTGAAGTCCTACCTGCGTGAGCTCCCTGAGCCGTTGATGACATACGAGCTCTACAACGACTGGATCCAGGCCTCCAA CGTTCAAGATCAAGACAAGAGACTGCAGGCTCTCCTCAACGCCTGTGAGAAACTTCCGCcggccaacaacaacaacttcaa GTATTTGATCAAATTCCTTTCCAAACTGACTGAATACCAGGATGTGAACAAGATGACGCCTGGAAACATTGCGATTGTCCTCGGACCGAACCTGCTGTGGATGCACAACGAAGg gaACATCACAGAGATGATGACCACAGTTTCCCTGCAGATCGTCGGCATCATCGAGCCCATCATCCAGCACGCTGACTGGTTCTTccctggag AAATCGAATTCAACGTCACGGGGAACTACGGAAGCCCCGTCCACACCAACCACAATGCCAACTACAGCTCGATGCCGTCCCCGGACATGGATCAGATCGATCGAAGGCAGAACGACCAGAGTCGACGGCCGCTCAGCGTCGCCACAGACAACATGATGCTCGAGTTCTATAAGAAGGACGG CACTCTGAAGAACAAGGAGCTGTCTCCGGTGATCGGACAGAAGGGGATCCAGGGCTCGATGCCCTCTAGTGGACAGTCGCAGCACTCTGAGCACAGCCCACACACCCTGAGGAGAG CCAAGAAGCTGGCGCCGACCCCACCTAAAGGCCCTTACTGCCAGACAGGAGCCATGTCTGACCAGTCGACAGGTCAGCCGTCTCCCGTCAGCCTGTCGCCCACTCCTCCCAGCACCCCCTCCCCATACGGCTTCAGCTACCCACAGGGATACGCCACCATCGGCTCCCCGGGACAGATGGCCCAGATGGCCACCACcccgtctctctcctctccgCCCTCGCTGGCGGGGACTCTCACCAAGGCCAGGCCGACCCCGAAGCCGCCCCGACAGAGGCCCAGCTTACCTCCTCCTCAGCCCCCCAGCACGCCGGGCAGCAGCCCCCAGCCTCTGGAGCATTCAGCAGGTCTGCTGGATGGTTTGTCTCCTGGTGAGAGCATGTCCACAG ATTCTCTCTGCAACTTGGACATCCCCATCATTGACATGGAACTGGACAGTATCTTTGACTTGACCCACATCTCCCCCTTCAGGAACTCGG
- the LOC124052589 gene encoding rho GTPase-activating protein 44-like isoform X5, whose protein sequence is MKKQFNRMRQLANQTVGRAEKTEVLSEDLLQVEKRLELVKQVSHSTHKKLTACLQGQQGVDVDKKSVRSPSKKLPLTTLAQCMLDGAAVLGDESLLGKMLKLCGETQDRLAQELILFELTIERDVIEPLYDLAEVEIPNIQKQRKHLAKLVLDMDSARTRYYQSTKSSGLSSNLQPTGAKADHLREEMEEAANRMEICRDQLSADMYSFVAKEIDYASYFQTLIEVQAEYHRKSLELLQSVLPQIKAHQETWVEKPCYGKPLEEHLALSGRDIAFPIEACVTMLLECGMQEEGLFRVAPSASKLKKLKASLDCGVLDVQEYSADPHAIAGALKSYLRELPEPLMTYELYNDWIQASNVQDQDKRLQALLNACEKLPPANNNNFKYLIKFLSKLTEYQDVNKMTPGNIAIVLGPNLLWMHNEGNITEMMTTVSLQIVGIIEPIIQHADWFFPGEIEFNVTGNYGSPVHTNHNANYSSMPSPDMDQIDRRQNDQSRRPLSVATDNMMLEFYKKDGTLKNKELSPVIGQKGIQGSMPSSGQSQHSEHSPHTLRRAKKLAPTPPKGPYCQTGAMSDQSTGQPSPVSLSPTPPSTPSPYGFSYPQGYATIGSPGQMAQMATTPSLSSPPSLAGTLTKARPTPKPPRQRPSLPPPQPPSTPGSSPQPLEHSAGLLDGLSPGESMSTDSLCNLDIPIIDMELDSIFDLTHISPFRNSVALLESTGGRAEEESESTML, encoded by the exons aGCTGAAAAAACAGAAGTCCTAAGTGAAGACCTGCTGCAG GTGGAGAAACGTCTGGAGCTGGTCAAGCAGGTttcccacagcacacacaagaaGCTGACCGCCTGCCTGCAGGGCCAGCAGGGCGTGGACGTGGACAAGAAGTCTGTCAGGTCACCCTCG AAGAAGCTTCCTCTCACGACACTCGCACAATGCATGCTGGACGGGGCGGCTGTGCTCGGGGACGAGTCTCTACTGGG GAAGATGCTGAAGCTCTGCGGCGAGACGCAGGACAGACTCGCTCAGGAGCTCATCTTGTTCGAGCTCACCATCGAGCGAGACGTCATCGAGCCCCTTTACGACCTCGCAGAG gTGGAAATCCCAAATATccagaaacaaaggaaacattTAGCGAAACTGGTCCTGGACATGGACTCTGCGCGCACACG GTATTACCAGTCCACCAAGTCTTCGGGACTGTCCAGCAACCTGCAGCCGACTGGAGCCAAGGCCGACCACCTcagggaagagatggaggaggcaGCCAACCGCATGGAGATCTGCCGG GATCAGTTATCAGCAGACATGTACAGTTTTGTGGCCAAAGAAATTGACTATGCAAGCTACTTCCAGACG CTCATAGAAGTCCAGGCAGAGTACCACAGGAAGTCACTGGAGCTGCTTCAAAGTGTTCTGCCCCAGATCAAAGCTCATCAGG agaCCTGGGTGGAGAAGCCATGCTACGGCAAGCCATTAGAGGAGCACTTAGCGCTCAGCGGGAGAGATATTGCTTTTCCCATCGAGGCCTGTGTCACCATGCTGCTGGAATGTGGCATGCAGGAGGAG GGTTTGTTCAGAGTCGCTCCTTCGGCCTCtaaactgaagaagctgaaggCGTCTCTAGACTGCGGGGTGTTAGATGTTCAGGAGTACTCAGCAGACCCGCACGCCATCGCAG GTGCTCTGAAGTCCTACCTGCGTGAGCTCCCTGAGCCGTTGATGACATACGAGCTCTACAACGACTGGATCCAGGCCTCCAA CGTTCAAGATCAAGACAAGAGACTGCAGGCTCTCCTCAACGCCTGTGAGAAACTTCCGCcggccaacaacaacaacttcaa GTATTTGATCAAATTCCTTTCCAAACTGACTGAATACCAGGATGTGAACAAGATGACGCCTGGAAACATTGCGATTGTCCTCGGACCGAACCTGCTGTGGATGCACAACGAAGg gaACATCACAGAGATGATGACCACAGTTTCCCTGCAGATCGTCGGCATCATCGAGCCCATCATCCAGCACGCTGACTGGTTCTTccctggag AAATCGAATTCAACGTCACGGGGAACTACGGAAGCCCCGTCCACACCAACCACAATGCCAACTACAGCTCGATGCCGTCCCCGGACATGGATCAGATCGATCGAAGGCAGAACGACCAGAGTCGACGGCCGCTCAGCGTCGCCACAGACAACATGATGCTCGAGTTCTATAAGAAGGACGG CACTCTGAAGAACAAGGAGCTGTCTCCGGTGATCGGACAGAAGGGGATCCAGGGCTCGATGCCCTCTAGTGGACAGTCGCAGCACTCTGAGCACAGCCCACACACCCTGAGGAGAG CCAAGAAGCTGGCGCCGACCCCACCTAAAGGCCCTTACTGCCAGACAGGAGCCATGTCTGACCAGTCGACAGGTCAGCCGTCTCCCGTCAGCCTGTCGCCCACTCCTCCCAGCACCCCCTCCCCATACGGCTTCAGCTACCCACAGGGATACGCCACCATCGGCTCCCCGGGACAGATGGCCCAGATGGCCACCACcccgtctctctcctctccgCCCTCGCTGGCGGGGACTCTCACCAAGGCCAGGCCGACCCCGAAGCCGCCCCGACAGAGGCCCAGCTTACCTCCTCCTCAGCCCCCCAGCACGCCGGGCAGCAGCCCCCAGCCTCTGGAGCATTCAGCAGGTCTGCTGGATGGTTTGTCTCCTGGTGAGAGCATGTCCACAG ATTCTCTCTGCAACTTGGACATCCCCATCATTGACATGGAACTGGACAGTATCTTTGACTTGACCCACATCTCCCCCTTCAGGAACTCGG
- the LOC124052589 gene encoding rho GTPase-activating protein 44-like isoform X7, giving the protein MRRERTWYPGSRAAARYTLKAKGGPRAPCRGAEKTEVLSEDLLQVEKRLELVKQVSHSTHKKLTACLQGQQGVDVDKKSVRSPSKKLPLTTLAQCMLDGAAVLGDESLLGKMLKLCGETQDRLAQELILFELTIERDVIEPLYDLAEVEIPNIQKQRKHLAKLVLDMDSARTRYYQSTKSSGLSSNLQPTGAKADHLREEMEEAANRMEICRDQLSADMYSFVAKEIDYASYFQTLIEVQAEYHRKSLELLQSVLPQIKAHQETWVEKPCYGKPLEEHLALSGRDIAFPIEACVTMLLECGMQEEGLFRVAPSASKLKKLKASLDCGVLDVQEYSADPHAIAGALKSYLRELPEPLMTYELYNDWIQASNVQDQDKRLQALLNACEKLPPANNNNFKYLIKFLSKLTEYQDVNKMTPGNIAIVLGPNLLWMHNEGNITEMMTTVSLQIVGIIEPIIQHADWFFPGEIEFNVTGNYGSPVHTNHNANYSSMPSPDMDQIDRRQNDQSRRPLSVATDNMMLEFYKKDGIRKIQSMGVRVMDTSWVSRRGSSSTRKCSSTPPSVHPPAPPTDAPIPEQPGEFSASPSPTPPPTSSDRASSDDASSNWSDSCYAYPSPEEERLPPPYPSSSSSSSSSSCSSHSFPHHHFYTRAPPGMRPVAPSPEPPGPSPPPRRSGYSPPPLPHSLCPSPQQLDVNSNPKPNSLHLPKQASLSDAPHAALAETNGSTLYIKPPLVLTRHDLLLGSPKPPNTPLPAPPPWAACACSREKGAKLNSTLKNKELSPVIGQKGIQGSMPSSGQSQHSEHSPHTLRRAKKLAPTPPKGPYCQTGAMSDQSTGQPSPVSLSPTPPSTPSPYGFSYPQGYATIGSPGQMAQMATTPSLSSPPSLAGTLTKARPTPKPPRQRPSLPPPQPPSTPGSSPQPLEHSAGLLDGLSPGESMSTDSLCNLDIPIIDMELDSIFDLTHISPFRNSVALLESTGGRAEEESESTML; this is encoded by the exons aGCTGAAAAAACAGAAGTCCTAAGTGAAGACCTGCTGCAG GTGGAGAAACGTCTGGAGCTGGTCAAGCAGGTttcccacagcacacacaagaaGCTGACCGCCTGCCTGCAGGGCCAGCAGGGCGTGGACGTGGACAAGAAGTCTGTCAGGTCACCCTCG AAGAAGCTTCCTCTCACGACACTCGCACAATGCATGCTGGACGGGGCGGCTGTGCTCGGGGACGAGTCTCTACTGGG GAAGATGCTGAAGCTCTGCGGCGAGACGCAGGACAGACTCGCTCAGGAGCTCATCTTGTTCGAGCTCACCATCGAGCGAGACGTCATCGAGCCCCTTTACGACCTCGCAGAG gTGGAAATCCCAAATATccagaaacaaaggaaacattTAGCGAAACTGGTCCTGGACATGGACTCTGCGCGCACACG GTATTACCAGTCCACCAAGTCTTCGGGACTGTCCAGCAACCTGCAGCCGACTGGAGCCAAGGCCGACCACCTcagggaagagatggaggaggcaGCCAACCGCATGGAGATCTGCCGG GATCAGTTATCAGCAGACATGTACAGTTTTGTGGCCAAAGAAATTGACTATGCAAGCTACTTCCAGACG CTCATAGAAGTCCAGGCAGAGTACCACAGGAAGTCACTGGAGCTGCTTCAAAGTGTTCTGCCCCAGATCAAAGCTCATCAGG agaCCTGGGTGGAGAAGCCATGCTACGGCAAGCCATTAGAGGAGCACTTAGCGCTCAGCGGGAGAGATATTGCTTTTCCCATCGAGGCCTGTGTCACCATGCTGCTGGAATGTGGCATGCAGGAGGAG GGTTTGTTCAGAGTCGCTCCTTCGGCCTCtaaactgaagaagctgaaggCGTCTCTAGACTGCGGGGTGTTAGATGTTCAGGAGTACTCAGCAGACCCGCACGCCATCGCAG GTGCTCTGAAGTCCTACCTGCGTGAGCTCCCTGAGCCGTTGATGACATACGAGCTCTACAACGACTGGATCCAGGCCTCCAA CGTTCAAGATCAAGACAAGAGACTGCAGGCTCTCCTCAACGCCTGTGAGAAACTTCCGCcggccaacaacaacaacttcaa GTATTTGATCAAATTCCTTTCCAAACTGACTGAATACCAGGATGTGAACAAGATGACGCCTGGAAACATTGCGATTGTCCTCGGACCGAACCTGCTGTGGATGCACAACGAAGg gaACATCACAGAGATGATGACCACAGTTTCCCTGCAGATCGTCGGCATCATCGAGCCCATCATCCAGCACGCTGACTGGTTCTTccctggag AAATCGAATTCAACGTCACGGGGAACTACGGAAGCCCCGTCCACACCAACCACAATGCCAACTACAGCTCGATGCCGTCCCCGGACATGGATCAGATCGATCGAAGGCAGAACGACCAGAGTCGACGGCCGCTCAGCGTCGCCACAGACAACATGATGCTCGAGTTCTATAAGAAGGACGG CATTAGGAAGATACAAAG CATGGGTGTCAGGGTGATGGACACTTCTTGGGTGTCGCGCAGGGGCTCGTCTTCCACGCGTAAATGCTCTTCCACGCCGCCGAGCGTGCATCCCCCTGCCCCGCCCACTGACGCTCCCATCCCCGAGCAGCCTGGGGAAttctctgcctccccctcccccacccctcctcccactAGCAGTGACCGAGCCAG CTCCGATGATGCATCCTCCAATTGGTCGGACTCCTGTTACGCCTACCCCTCCCCCGAGGAGGAGAGGCTGCCCCCCCCTtacccctcctcctcatcttcctcctcctcctcctcttgctcttccCATTCGTTCCCTCACCACCATTTCTACACCCGAGCACCTCCGGGTATGCGCCCCGTCGCTCCCAGTCCCGAGCCTCCCGgcccttcccctccccctcGCCGCTCCGGCTACAGCCCACCCCCACTCCCCCACTCCCTTTGCCCGTCCCCTCAGCAGCTTGACGTCAACTCCAACCCCAAACCCAACTCCTTGCACCTGCCCAAACAGGCCTCCCTGTCCGACGCTCCGCATGCGGCCCTGGCCGAAACGAATGGCTCCACCCTTTACATCAAACCCCCGCTCGTCCTTACTCGTCACGATCTGCTCCTGGGCTCCCCCAAACCCCCCAACACCCCCCTGCCCGCTCCCCCTCCGTGGGCAGCCTGTGCCTGTAGCCGGGAGAAAGGAGCCAAGCTGAATAG CACTCTGAAGAACAAGGAGCTGTCTCCGGTGATCGGACAGAAGGGGATCCAGGGCTCGATGCCCTCTAGTGGACAGTCGCAGCACTCTGAGCACAGCCCACACACCCTGAGGAGAG CCAAGAAGCTGGCGCCGACCCCACCTAAAGGCCCTTACTGCCAGACAGGAGCCATGTCTGACCAGTCGACAGGTCAGCCGTCTCCCGTCAGCCTGTCGCCCACTCCTCCCAGCACCCCCTCCCCATACGGCTTCAGCTACCCACAGGGATACGCCACCATCGGCTCCCCGGGACAGATGGCCCAGATGGCCACCACcccgtctctctcctctccgCCCTCGCTGGCGGGGACTCTCACCAAGGCCAGGCCGACCCCGAAGCCGCCCCGACAGAGGCCCAGCTTACCTCCTCCTCAGCCCCCCAGCACGCCGGGCAGCAGCCCCCAGCCTCTGGAGCATTCAGCAGGTCTGCTGGATGGTTTGTCTCCTGGTGAGAGCATGTCCACAG ATTCTCTCTGCAACTTGGACATCCCCATCATTGACATGGAACTGGACAGTATCTTTGACTTGACCCACATCTCCCCCTTCAGGAACTCGG
- the LOC124052589 gene encoding rho GTPase-activating protein 44-like isoform X1 — protein MRRERTWYPGSRAAARYTLKAKGGPRAPCRGAEKTEVLSEDLLQVEKRLELVKQVSHSTHKKLTACLQGQQGVDVDKKSVRSPSKKLPLTTLAQCMLDGAAVLGDESLLGKMLKLCGETQDRLAQELILFELTIERDVIEPLYDLAEVEIPNIQKQRKHLAKLVLDMDSARTRYYQSTKSSGLSSNLQPTGAKADHLREEMEEAANRMEICRDQLSADMYSFVAKEIDYASYFQTLIEVQAEYHRKSLELLQSVLPQIKAHQETWVEKPCYGKPLEEHLALSGRDIAFPIEACVTMLLECGMQEEGLFRVAPSASKLKKLKASLDCGVLDVQEYSADPHAIAGALKSYLRELPEPLMTYELYNDWIQASNVQDQDKRLQALLNACEKLPPANNNNFKYLIKFLSKLTEYQDVNKMTPGNIAIVLGPNLLWMHNEGNITEMMTTVSLQIVGIIEPIIQHADWFFPGEIEFNVTGNYGSPVHTNHNANYSSMPSPDMDQIDRRQNDQSRRPLSVATDNMMLEFYKKDGIRKIQSTLKNKELSPVIGQKGIQGSMPSSGQSQHSEHSPHTLRRAKKLAPTPPKGPYCQTGAMSDQSTGQPSPVSLSPTPPSTPSPYGFSYPQGYATIGSPGQMAQMATTPSLSSPPSLAGTLTKARPTPKPPRQRPSLPPPQPPSTPGSSPQPLEHSAGLLDGLSPGESMSTDSLCNLDIPIIDMELDSIFDLTHISPFRNSVALLESTGGRAEEESESTML, from the exons aGCTGAAAAAACAGAAGTCCTAAGTGAAGACCTGCTGCAG GTGGAGAAACGTCTGGAGCTGGTCAAGCAGGTttcccacagcacacacaagaaGCTGACCGCCTGCCTGCAGGGCCAGCAGGGCGTGGACGTGGACAAGAAGTCTGTCAGGTCACCCTCG AAGAAGCTTCCTCTCACGACACTCGCACAATGCATGCTGGACGGGGCGGCTGTGCTCGGGGACGAGTCTCTACTGGG GAAGATGCTGAAGCTCTGCGGCGAGACGCAGGACAGACTCGCTCAGGAGCTCATCTTGTTCGAGCTCACCATCGAGCGAGACGTCATCGAGCCCCTTTACGACCTCGCAGAG gTGGAAATCCCAAATATccagaaacaaaggaaacattTAGCGAAACTGGTCCTGGACATGGACTCTGCGCGCACACG GTATTACCAGTCCACCAAGTCTTCGGGACTGTCCAGCAACCTGCAGCCGACTGGAGCCAAGGCCGACCACCTcagggaagagatggaggaggcaGCCAACCGCATGGAGATCTGCCGG GATCAGTTATCAGCAGACATGTACAGTTTTGTGGCCAAAGAAATTGACTATGCAAGCTACTTCCAGACG CTCATAGAAGTCCAGGCAGAGTACCACAGGAAGTCACTGGAGCTGCTTCAAAGTGTTCTGCCCCAGATCAAAGCTCATCAGG agaCCTGGGTGGAGAAGCCATGCTACGGCAAGCCATTAGAGGAGCACTTAGCGCTCAGCGGGAGAGATATTGCTTTTCCCATCGAGGCCTGTGTCACCATGCTGCTGGAATGTGGCATGCAGGAGGAG GGTTTGTTCAGAGTCGCTCCTTCGGCCTCtaaactgaagaagctgaaggCGTCTCTAGACTGCGGGGTGTTAGATGTTCAGGAGTACTCAGCAGACCCGCACGCCATCGCAG GTGCTCTGAAGTCCTACCTGCGTGAGCTCCCTGAGCCGTTGATGACATACGAGCTCTACAACGACTGGATCCAGGCCTCCAA CGTTCAAGATCAAGACAAGAGACTGCAGGCTCTCCTCAACGCCTGTGAGAAACTTCCGCcggccaacaacaacaacttcaa GTATTTGATCAAATTCCTTTCCAAACTGACTGAATACCAGGATGTGAACAAGATGACGCCTGGAAACATTGCGATTGTCCTCGGACCGAACCTGCTGTGGATGCACAACGAAGg gaACATCACAGAGATGATGACCACAGTTTCCCTGCAGATCGTCGGCATCATCGAGCCCATCATCCAGCACGCTGACTGGTTCTTccctggag AAATCGAATTCAACGTCACGGGGAACTACGGAAGCCCCGTCCACACCAACCACAATGCCAACTACAGCTCGATGCCGTCCCCGGACATGGATCAGATCGATCGAAGGCAGAACGACCAGAGTCGACGGCCGCTCAGCGTCGCCACAGACAACATGATGCTCGAGTTCTATAAGAAGGACGG CATTAGGAAGATACAAAG CACTCTGAAGAACAAGGAGCTGTCTCCGGTGATCGGACAGAAGGGGATCCAGGGCTCGATGCCCTCTAGTGGACAGTCGCAGCACTCTGAGCACAGCCCACACACCCTGAGGAGAG CCAAGAAGCTGGCGCCGACCCCACCTAAAGGCCCTTACTGCCAGACAGGAGCCATGTCTGACCAGTCGACAGGTCAGCCGTCTCCCGTCAGCCTGTCGCCCACTCCTCCCAGCACCCCCTCCCCATACGGCTTCAGCTACCCACAGGGATACGCCACCATCGGCTCCCCGGGACAGATGGCCCAGATGGCCACCACcccgtctctctcctctccgCCCTCGCTGGCGGGGACTCTCACCAAGGCCAGGCCGACCCCGAAGCCGCCCCGACAGAGGCCCAGCTTACCTCCTCCTCAGCCCCCCAGCACGCCGGGCAGCAGCCCCCAGCCTCTGGAGCATTCAGCAGGTCTGCTGGATGGTTTGTCTCCTGGTGAGAGCATGTCCACAG ATTCTCTCTGCAACTTGGACATCCCCATCATTGACATGGAACTGGACAGTATCTTTGACTTGACCCACATCTCCCCCTTCAGGAACTCGG